GCTGCCGGGCGTCGGATGACAATCAGGACCTCAAAGCGATCTACGCCTTGGTCGCAAGCGCCGAGGTTGGCTAAACGGCCATCTCCCTCGCCTGCTCGATCAACTTCAGCACCTCTACGGAGCCAGCCGGATCCACCGGCGGGGGAAGCACGGAGGCCGCACCGCCGTCGTCGATCTTCTCCGCAAGCAGGCGGTAAAACTCAGGGTAGGCGCCGCGCTCGGTGGGAACAGGAGTTCTTTTGCCGTTGACTTCCAGCGTTCCGTGTTTCGCGGAATCTTCGACGCCGTAGTCAGCGTCCGTGGGCAGGCCGCCTCCCAGCAGGAAGGGTTCCTGCGGGTCGGTTCCGAACTTCACGAAGCCGCCGTCCGTGCCCAGGATACGGAAGCGCGGGCCGTGGAGGTGGCTGTTGAGGTTCAGCGTCACGTGGGTCACGACGCCGGACTCATGGCGGAGGACCAGGAAAACGTCATCGTCCGCCCGTTCCTGCGGCCTGCGGGCCGTGATCTCCGCGTAGTCGACCCGGGCGGGACCAAAGAACTGGACGGCGAGGTCCAGGACATGGGTGCCAAGGTCGAACAGGACGCCTCCCCCGTCTTCCGCCGTGGCGCCGGCTTTCCAGGCCTTGGAGATCTCCGGGGCCCAGCGCTCCATCCCCACCTCGAACCGGGTCACTGAACCCAGCGTCCCGGCGTCGAGCAGTTTCCGCACGGTGAGCGCGTCGCCGTCCCAGCGGCGGTTCTGGTACACGGTGAGGACCCGGCCCGCTGTGCGGGCAAGGTCAATGAGTTCCTCGCCTTCGGCGCTGCGCACCGTGAAAGGCTTGTCGACGACGACGTCGAGGCCGGCTTCCAGCGCTGCTTTCGCGAGTGGAAAGTGCGTTGCGGGCGGTGTGCCCAGGACGATGAGGTCCAGATGCCCGGCCGCGTCGAGGATGTCCTGCGGTGTTTGGACCACCGTTGCCTGCGGGTACCTCGTGTGCGCCAGCGCTTGGCGGCCGGGGTCCGACGTGGAAATCATGCTCAGCCGATAAGCAGGGTGGGCATCAATGAACGGGGCATGGAAGACGCTGCCGGACAACCCAAAGCCGGCAACAGCGGTACGGATCGGTGAGGAAGCCATGTGCCTAGGCTACCGATCCTCTTTCACTTCCCGCCCCCTCCCGGGCCTTCCTCTATCACTTCCCCACCCCTCCCGACGGACGCTCTATCACTTCCCCACCCCTCCCGACGGACGCTCTATCACTTCCCCACCCCTCCCGACGGACCCTCTATCACTTCCCCACCCCTTTTCAGCGACGCTCTATCTGGGCGGGCGCTATCCGGGGAGTCGGTGGGACATCGGGGAGCCGTACACGTTGATGGGCAACGCCGTGCCGGGCAGTTCAGTACGCCTCAAGCCGGTGCGCTGACCGGAAGACAACAACCAGCTCGCTGTCCTCTATTTCGCAAATCACTCGGGGGTCGCGGATCGTCCCGAAGGTCGGAAATGCCCAGCAGACGTCGTCGCCTGATAGCCGGGTCGAGCTTACGGATCTGCTTAGCAGCTGCTGCGGTGAACTCGATTCGATAGACGGTCAACGGTTAGTGCCGTTCTCCTTCAGCATCTCGTCAAGACCGATTCGAGTGCCGTCGTGCTTGGAGAGCCCGCAGGTCCGCCTCATCTTCGGGTAGTTCAAGTCGTTTCAGATCTTGGGCGCCGATCAAAACGGCCGCAACCTTGCCACGACGTGCGACGCTGATGCGCTCGTGCCCGTAGGCAGCGCGGTTGATGGTGTCCGAGATGTACATGATGTACAGAACGCCTTTCCGCCCCGGAGCGGGAGCACGTCCTGTGAGGGGGATGTGAGAGAAGGATGCCCAAAACGCGGCGGGATGTGGGAGAGCGATCGGTGAAAGGGGGTGGGATGTGAGAGAAGGACCGGCGAAACGCGGCGTGATGTGGGAGAGCGATCGGTGAAAGGGGGTGGGATGTGATAGAGGAACGCATGGGGAAGGCCGGGACTCCTCCGCGGGCCGTGGCACACACCAGCGGCTGCGGGAAATCCCGGCCTTCTTCAGTTCAAGCAGATCGTTCAGATCCTGTCGAAACTGTCAGATCAAGCAGATCAGTCAGATCAGGCTTGACGGGTTACTTCTTGGCGCCCTTTTCCCAACCGATGGTGGTCCAGTCCGGAACGTTGGACAGGCTCTTGAACAGGGACGGACCGTAGTTGGCCAGGCCCGTACGAACGAACTGGATCTCCGGGCCGTTCAGGACGGTACCCATGGAGAAGTACTTCTCCATGTGCTTCTTCTCTACCTCCATGGCGGCCTTGTTGCGCTCGGCGTCGTCGGCAATGGTTGCAAGACGCTTGATTTCGGCGTCCAGCTCGGCGTCGCCCAGACCGTTCTCGTTGGTGGCTGAGTCGTAGTACTGCTTGACTGCGTCCGTGGCATCCGGGCCAACGGTGTAGCCGGAGATGGTCACATCGAACTCGCGACCGCCAACAACCTTGCCGAAGTCGGCGTCACCGCGCTGGTCGATGGAAACGTCCATGCCCGCAGCCTGGAGCTGCTTCTGCAGGGTCTGCGAAGTGGCGGCGGTGGTGGGATCGTCACCGAAGTTGGTGATGCTGAAGGCAACCGGGACGCCGTCCTTGGCCATGATGCCCTTGTCGTTCGGGGCGTAACCGGCGTCGGTCAGGACCTTCTTGGCCTGCTCGGCGCCGCCTTCCTTCACGGGGTAGTTGTCCTGGTAGTACTCGGAGAACGGCATGAGCATCATGGAGCCCGAGCTCTCTTCGGACCAGTTCAGGCCGTTGAAGCGGACATCGCGGATGGCCTTGCGGTCGACGGCGGTGAAGATCGCCTTGCGTACTGCGACGTCGGTGAGGGCCGGACGCTTGGCGTTGAGGTTCAGGCCACCTGCGAAGAGGCGCTGGCCACGGCGGACCTCGGAATCCTTGGTGCCTTCGAGCTGCTTGTAACGGCCGAGGGTACGGCCGCTGGTTGCGTCGATTTCGCCGTTCTTGAAAGCTGCGATGGTGGCGCTGGGTTCCATCTGGCGCCAAACGATCTTCTCGAGAACAGGCTTCTGGCCCCACCACTTGTCGTTCGGAACCATGGTGACGGTCTTGGCGGTGGTGTCGTAGTTTTCAACCTTGAACGGGCCGGCCATCCACTCGGGGTGCATCTCACCGGCGAAGCCCTTGTTGAAGATGTCCGGGGTGTTGATGGCCGGGTGGATCAGGCCGAAGAACAGGCCTTCCAGCGGGTAGACCGGCTGGGTGGTGGTGACGATGACTTCCTTGTCATTGGCTCCGGCCTTGACCGAGTCAACAAACGCATAAGCACCGGCGCTTACGATGTCGATCGACGTGTCCTCGCCCTTGAGCATGTTCCACGTGTTCTCGAACGTCTTGACGTCGATCGGCGTGCCGTCGTTCCACGTAGCCTTGTCGTTGATCTTGATGGTGATGGTCTGCTTGCCATCCTTGACTTCGCTCTTGACCTCTTCGCAGAAGTCCTTGTTCGGCTCTGCCTTGCCGTCGAAGTCGAGCTTCCAGCAACCGCCGATGCCGCCACTGTTAATGGAGGCCGTGTTCACCGGGGTCATGAGTGCGGACGTGTCCGCGCTGTTGCCCACGTTGGAGAAGCCGTTGAAATCCGGGCCGATGCTGCCCACGGCCAGGGTGACCGTGCCGCCCTGCTCCAGGTCCTTGGCTTCCTTGGCGTTGACGCTGATCAGCTTGCTGATGTCGCCGCCTGCTTCTTCGGCCTTCTGGGAGGCCGGACCCGACGGCGTTCCCCCGCCGCAGGCGGTCAGCATCAGCGCTGTTGCCAGTGCTACGCCGCCGATCGTCGTGTACTTCTTCATGGTGTGCCCTTCATGTTTACGACTGGAAAATCATTGCGAGTTGAGACCAGGGATTTTTTCAATGCGTCATGTGTCGTCAGGCATGCACCACCAGCATGTCGGCATCTATTTCTCCATCCGGGAAGAAGCATGCAAACTCCTGTTGCCCTTCTGAGGCCAAGGGCGGCTCCAGATTAAGGCACTTCTCCTGTTTGGACGGTGGAAGCGCTGCAAATACGGGGCAGCGAGTCGCAAAATTACATCCCTTGGGGGCGTCCAGGGGGCTGGGCAGGTCACCTTCGAGGATGATGCGTTCGCGGGTGCGTTCCACTTCCGGATCCGGCACGGGAATCGCGGACAGCAGGGCCCTTGTGTACGGGTGCCGGGGGTTGTCGAAGACGTCGTCCACGTCGCCGGTCTCCACGATCTTCCCCAAGTACATGACGGCCACCCGGTTGGAGATGTGCCGGACCACGGAGAGATCGTGTGCCACCATCAGGTAGCTCAGGCCGAGTTCGGCGCGGAGCTGGTCCAGGAGGTTGATCACGCCGGCTTGCACGGAGACATCCAGCGCGGACACCGGCTCGTCCAGGACAACGAGCTTCGGATTGACCGCGAGCGCCCGGGCGATGCCGATGCGCTGCCGCTGGCCACCGGAGAACTGGTTGGGGAACCGGTTCACGTGGTCCGGTTGCAGCCCCACCAGGCGCATGAGTTCCATGATCCGTTTCTTGACCGCCGCCTTGGGCATGCCCAGGTTCTCGAGCGGTTCGGCCAGCACCTCGTACACGGTGAACCGCGGATCCAGGGCTCCGGTGGGATCCTGGAAGACCATCTGCATTTCCTTGCGCATGGCCATCTTGGTCTTGTTGTCCGTGGCGGACTTGTTGCTGACGCCGCCGATCACCACCTCGCCCGTTTGCTCGGGGTGGAACTCCATGATTTCCAGGAGGGTGGTGGTCTTGCCGCAGCCCGATTCCCCCACGATAGAGAGACATTCACCTTCGCGGATGTCGAAGCTCAAGCCGTCCACGGCTTTGACCGTGCCGATCCGGCGCTTGATGAGGGCACCTTTGAGCAGCGGGAAGTGCTTTTTGACGTCCTTGAGTTCCAGGACCTTTTCCCGCTCGACGCGGGGAACGCCGTCGAACTTCGATACCGGAAGCGGGGGCGCCTTGAAGATGCGGTGCGCGTCGGCGTCTCCGGCCAGTTTCTCCGACTTGATGCAGGCTGCCTGGTGGCCCTGGACAACTGCGCCATCGGGCGCCGTCACCGGCCACAGGGTTGGCTCGCCATCCAGGCATTCCTCGCTGGCCAGCGGGCAGCGGGGGGCGAAGGAGCAACCGGTGACGGGCAACGTGAGGTTGGGCGGCGTCCCTTCGATGGGCACCAGCGACTGTTTGGTGGCGGTATCCACCCGGGGCACTGCCCCCAGGAGACCCAGCGTGTAGGGCATCCGGGGGTTGTAGTAGATGTCCTCCACGGTGCCGGTTTCCACCGGCTTACCCGCGTACATGACCATGATGTCGTCGGCCATGCCCGCTACGACGCCGAGGTCGTGCGTGATCATGACGACGGCGGCCCCGGTTTCCTCTTGCGCGGTGTGAAGGACTTCCAGCACCTGCGCCTGAATGGTGACGTCCAACGCCGTCGTGGGTTCATCGGCGATGAGCACCCGCGGATCGTTGGCGATCGCAATGGCGATCATGACGCGCTGGCGCATACCGCCCGAGAATTCGTGCGGGAAGGCTTTGAGCCGGTCCTTGGGACTCGGGATGCCCACCATCCGCAAAAGTTCGACGGCGCGGGCTTCTTTGGCCTGTTTGCTCATGGTGGGGTTGTGGACCGTGAGCGCCTCGATGATCTGGTTGCCGACCGTGTAGACGGGCGTCAGCGAGGAGAGCGGATCCTGGAACACCATAGCGATGTCATTGCCGCGGTGCTTGCACATGGCTTTGTCGCTCAGGCCCAGGAGTTCCTTGCCTTTGAATCGGACTGACCCGGTGATGTCCGCCGTTTCCGGCAGGAGGCCCATGATCGCCATGGAGGTGACGGACTTGCCCGAACCGGATTCGCCCACGATGCCCAGGGTCTTGCCGGGCATCAGGTCGAAATCAACGCCGCGGACAGCGTGGACAACACCGTTTTCCGAGTTGAAGCGGACGTTCAGGTCGCGGAC
The Paenarthrobacter ureafaciens genome window above contains:
- a CDS encoding Gfo/Idh/MocA family protein gives rise to the protein MASSPIRTAVAGFGLSGSVFHAPFIDAHPAYRLSMISTSDPGRQALAHTRYPQATVVQTPQDILDAAGHLDLIVLGTPPATHFPLAKAALEAGLDVVVDKPFTVRSAEGEELIDLARTAGRVLTVYQNRRWDGDALTVRKLLDAGTLGSVTRFEVGMERWAPEISKAWKAGATAEDGGGVLFDLGTHVLDLAVQFFGPARVDYAEITARRPQERADDDVFLVLRHESGVVTHVTLNLNSHLHGPRFRILGTDGGFVKFGTDPQEPFLLGGGLPTDADYGVEDSAKHGTLEVNGKRTPVPTERGAYPEFYRLLAEKIDDGGAASVLPPPVDPAGSVEVLKLIEQAREMAV
- a CDS encoding ABC transporter family substrate-binding protein, giving the protein MKKYTTIGGVALATALMLTACGGGTPSGPASQKAEEAGGDISKLISVNAKEAKDLEQGGTVTLAVGSIGPDFNGFSNVGNSADTSALMTPVNTASINSGGIGGCWKLDFDGKAEPNKDFCEEVKSEVKDGKQTITIKINDKATWNDGTPIDVKTFENTWNMLKGEDTSIDIVSAGAYAFVDSVKAGANDKEVIVTTTQPVYPLEGLFFGLIHPAINTPDIFNKGFAGEMHPEWMAGPFKVENYDTTAKTVTMVPNDKWWGQKPVLEKIVWRQMEPSATIAAFKNGEIDATSGRTLGRYKQLEGTKDSEVRRGQRLFAGGLNLNAKRPALTDVAVRKAIFTAVDRKAIRDVRFNGLNWSEESSGSMMLMPFSEYYQDNYPVKEGGAEQAKKVLTDAGYAPNDKGIMAKDGVPVAFSITNFGDDPTTAATSQTLQKQLQAAGMDVSIDQRGDADFGKVVGGREFDVTISGYTVGPDATDAVKQYYDSATNENGLGDAELDAEIKRLATIADDAERNKAAMEVEKKHMEKYFSMGTVLNGPEIQFVRTGLANYGPSLFKSLSNVPDWTTIGWEKGAKK
- a CDS encoding ABC transporter ATP-binding protein is translated as MSTNISQSPAERLHDAGLYAPGDAVLSVRDLNVRFNSENGVVHAVRGVDFDLMPGKTLGIVGESGSGKSVTSMAIMGLLPETADITGSVRFKGKELLGLSDKAMCKHRGNDIAMVFQDPLSSLTPVYTVGNQIIEALTVHNPTMSKQAKEARAVELLRMVGIPSPKDRLKAFPHEFSGGMRQRVMIAIAIANDPRVLIADEPTTALDVTIQAQVLEVLHTAQEETGAAVVMITHDLGVVAGMADDIMVMYAGKPVETGTVEDIYYNPRMPYTLGLLGAVPRVDTATKQSLVPIEGTPPNLTLPVTGCSFAPRCPLASEECLDGEPTLWPVTAPDGAVVQGHQAACIKSEKLAGDADAHRIFKAPPLPVSKFDGVPRVEREKVLELKDVKKHFPLLKGALIKRRIGTVKAVDGLSFDIREGECLSIVGESGCGKTTTLLEIMEFHPEQTGEVVIGGVSNKSATDNKTKMAMRKEMQMVFQDPTGALDPRFTVYEVLAEPLENLGMPKAAVKKRIMELMRLVGLQPDHVNRFPNQFSGGQRQRIGIARALAVNPKLVVLDEPVSALDVSVQAGVINLLDQLRAELGLSYLMVAHDLSVVRHISNRVAVMYLGKIVETGDVDDVFDNPRHPYTRALLSAIPVPDPEVERTRERIILEGDLPSPLDAPKGCNFATRCPVFAALPPSKQEKCLNLEPPLASEGQQEFACFFPDGEIDADMLVVHA